The proteins below are encoded in one region of Girardinichthys multiradiatus isolate DD_20200921_A chromosome 19, DD_fGirMul_XY1, whole genome shotgun sequence:
- the htr1b gene encoding 5-hydroxytryptamine receptor 1B yields the protein MELSWQLEPTQPVNTSNDSFVSHLPAAAESAESLAYQISLAAILSGITLATTLSNAFVIATISQSKKLQTPANFLIASLAVTDLLVSILVMPICVLYTVIHTWTLGQIVCDIWLSSDITCCTASILHLCVIALDRYWAITDAVEYSKKRTPGRAAGMVATAWVIAISISIPPLFWRQVKAEELTSCSVNTDHIFYTIYSTFGAFYIPTLLLIVLYGRIYVEARKRILKQSPKKVGKRLTSAHLVTNSPGSVASTTSLQCGRHDTPSSDTGSSTSENQVKVTVSDALLEKKRISAARERKATKTLGIILGAYIICWLPFFIYTLLVATCDTCLNPELFDFFTWLGYLNSLINPIIYTMSNEDFKKAFQKLVRFNCCRS from the coding sequence ATGGAGCTTTCATGGCAGCTCGAACCAACTCAACCGGTGAACACCTCTAATGACAGCTTTGTTTCACACTTACCTGCTGCAGCTGAGAGCGCAGAGAGCCTCGCCTATCAGATCTCTCTGGCTGCGATCCTCTCGGGCATCACGCTCGCCACCACTTTATCTAACGCCTTTGTCATTGCAACTATTTCCCAGTCGAAGAAGCTGCAAACTCCAGCGAACTTTCTAATTGCCTCTCTGGCTGTCACCGACCTCCTGGTGTCCATCTTGGTGATGCCAATCTGCGTCCTGTACACGGTGATCCACACCTGGACGCTCGGACAGATCGTCTGCGACATCTGGCTCTCCTCAGACATAACGTGTTGCACTGCGTCCATCCTCCATCTGTGCGTAATAGCGCTGGACAGGTACTGGGCCATCACAGACGCAGTGGAGTACTCCAAAAAGCGCACGCCGGGGCGCGCAGCCGGCATGGTGGCCACAGCCTGGGTCATCGCCATCTCCATCTCCATTCCGCCTCTCTTTTGGAGGCAGGTGAAGGCGGAGGAGCTAACCAGCTGCAGCGTTAACACGGATCACATCTTTTATACCATCTACTCCACCTTCGGGGCGTTCTACATCCCCACTTTGCTCCTCATCGTCTTGTATGGGAGAATATATGTGGAGGCTCGTAAGCGCATTTTGAAACAATCTCCAAAGAAGGTTGGAAAGAGACTCACCTCTGCGCACCTGGTAACCAACTCCCCCGGATCCGTGGCGTCCACAACGTCGCTGCAGTGCGGGAGGCATGACACTCCGTCCAGTGACACCGGATCTTCAACCAGCGAGAACCAGGTAAAAGTAACGGTATCGGACGCGCTTCTGGAGAAAAAGCGCATTTCTGCGGCCAGAGAAAGAAAAGCGACCAAGACTCTGGGGATAATCCTCGGCGCTTATATCATCTGCTGGCTTCCGTTTTTCATTTACACGTTACTGGTGGCCACATGTGACACATGTTTGAACCCTGAGTTGTTCGACTTTTTCACCTGGCTGGGATACCTGAACTCTCTGATTAACCCCATCATTTACACGATGTCCAATGAGGACTTCAAGAAGGCTTTCCAAAAACTGGTCCGCTTCAACTGCTGCAGGTCCTGA